A genome region from Frankineae bacterium MT45 includes the following:
- a CDS encoding Methyltransferase domain-containing protein has translation MKLNLGSGWDNRDGYINVDFLAVHQPDVVADVFKLPFASHSVSEVFGQDVLEHLPRTATGDALAEWRRVTRDGGVARIRVPSLFHAADLMQRTDTLEMHELLLQNLYGTQAYTGDIHLTSFTDRTIAAAFHAAGFRMVTAELVDQWMWDITAVGADGPPLALFWDSGFYVEESSSPVGSTPSGEPTRWRWCDRDGSISLVNTGDTRLRASLTFELVAPHAPGAAVTVRIGVEGRSAPVGEPITIDFDVEAGQRLVIDLHAPFDQLDAPADARKLYFQTQHVALTAQPASGGSPPTLNGMEFISDVAESSTDPAQPPAELPTPQASGPEKRSRRALKRIAARLP, from the coding sequence ATGAAGCTGAACCTTGGGTCGGGCTGGGACAACCGCGACGGTTACATCAACGTGGATTTTCTTGCCGTCCACCAGCCTGACGTGGTGGCCGACGTCTTCAAGTTGCCCTTTGCGTCGCACTCGGTATCAGAGGTCTTTGGGCAGGATGTGTTGGAGCATCTCCCGCGCACTGCGACGGGCGACGCATTGGCCGAGTGGCGTCGCGTGACAAGGGACGGCGGTGTCGCGCGAATTCGGGTACCAAGCCTGTTCCATGCGGCTGACCTGATGCAGCGCACGGACACGCTCGAGATGCACGAACTGTTGCTGCAGAACCTTTATGGCACGCAGGCGTACACCGGCGACATACACCTGACCAGCTTTACCGATCGGACCATCGCCGCCGCGTTCCACGCGGCCGGGTTTCGTATGGTCACCGCAGAGCTCGTCGATCAGTGGATGTGGGACATCACGGCCGTCGGTGCTGACGGCCCGCCGCTGGCATTGTTCTGGGATTCGGGCTTCTACGTTGAGGAGTCTTCGTCGCCGGTCGGATCGACGCCGTCGGGCGAGCCCACGCGTTGGCGCTGGTGCGATCGAGACGGCTCGATCTCGCTCGTCAACACCGGTGACACCCGTCTGCGTGCGTCGCTCACCTTCGAGCTTGTCGCCCCGCACGCGCCCGGGGCGGCGGTGACGGTTCGAATCGGCGTCGAAGGGCGATCTGCCCCGGTCGGAGAACCCATCACGATAGATTTCGACGTCGAGGCAGGCCAGCGTCTGGTGATCGACCTCCACGCTCCATTCGATCAACTCGATGCACCCGCCGACGCGCGAAAGCTCTACTTCCAGACCCAGCATGTCGCGCTTACGGCGCAGCCGGCGAGCGGAGGCAGCCCACCCACGCTGAACGGAATGGAGTTCATCTCTGACGTGGCGGAGTCGAGCACCGACCCGGCGCAGCCTCCCGCTGAGCTGCCGACTCCGCAGGCGTCCGGCCCCGAGAAGCGCAGCCGGCGTGCGCTCAAGCGGATCGCCGCGCGGCTGCCCTAA